One Rhinolophus sinicus isolate RSC01 linkage group LG06, ASM3656204v1, whole genome shotgun sequence DNA window includes the following coding sequences:
- the TMEM35B gene encoding LOW QUALITY PROTEIN: transmembrane protein 35B (The sequence of the model RefSeq protein was modified relative to this genomic sequence to represent the inferred CDS: inserted 1 base in 1 codon; deleted 1 base in 1 codon) — MALQLAALRVPLGGFFALTGAAKLSEQIAAPACQQMKALFIQVAYVLLLKVFGYQADPMSYQVAVGWLELLAGLLLVLGPPRLQEIILMMGAIFTLVSLKESLNTCIPAIVCLALWLLLDICQLLVQPKKVVRPTRRXTPRTFKESRE; from the exons ATGGCGCTCCAGCTCGCTGCTCTGCGTGTCCCGCTGGGCGGCTTCTTCGCACTCACC GGGGCGGCCAAGCTCTCAGAGCAGATCGCGGCACCTGCGTGCCAGCAGATG AAAGCCCTGTTCATCCAGGTTGCTTACGTGTTGCTCTTGAAGGTGTTCGGCTACCAGGCAGATCCCATGAGCTACCAAGTGGCTGTGGGCTGGCTGGAACTGCTGGCTGGGTTGCTGCTGGTCCTGGGTCCACCGAGGCTGCAAGAGATCATCCTCATGATGG GGGCTATCTTCACTTTGGTGTCTCTGAAAGAGTCACTGAACACTTGCATCCCAGCTATCGTCTGCCTGGCACTCTGGCTGCTGCTGGACATCTGCCAGCTCTTAGTCCAACCTAAGAAAGTGGTCAGACCTACTAGGA AAACTCCAAGAACATTCAAGGAATCCCGAGAGTAG